One window of Sinorhizobium numidicum genomic DNA carries:
- a CDS encoding pyrophosphate--fructose-6-phosphate 1-phosphotransferase gives MAKKKVAMLTAGGLAPCLSSAVGGLIERYTDIAPDYELVAYRSGYQGLLLADRIEITKEMREKAHILHRHGGSPIGNSRVKLTNTADCVKRGLVKEGENPLRVAAERLASDGISILHTIGGDDTNTTAADLAAYLGANGYDLTVVGLPKTVDNDVVPIRQTLGAWTAAEYGARFFDNVSNEQSAAPRTLVVHEVMGRHCGWLTAATARAYIQMAGSKEYVDGFIMNAQLKNIDGVYLPEIKVDLEAEAERLRAVMDRAGFVTLFVSEGACLDAIVAEREAAGETVKRDAFGHVKIDTINVGNWFSKQFAALLGAERSMVQKSGYYARSAPANGDDLRLIQSMVDLAVESALNKISGVTGHDEDQGGRLRTIEFPRIRGGKHFDTSAKWFGEVMDVVGQSWQAED, from the coding sequence ATGGCCAAGAAGAAAGTCGCAATGCTGACAGCGGGCGGGCTTGCCCCCTGCCTTTCATCTGCTGTTGGCGGCCTGATCGAACGCTACACGGATATCGCACCCGACTACGAGCTCGTTGCCTATCGTTCCGGCTATCAGGGCCTGCTTCTGGCCGACCGCATCGAGATCACGAAAGAGATGCGCGAGAAGGCTCACATCCTTCACCGCCACGGCGGGTCGCCGATCGGCAACAGCCGGGTGAAGCTCACCAACACCGCCGATTGCGTGAAGCGCGGCCTGGTCAAGGAGGGCGAAAATCCGCTTCGCGTCGCGGCGGAAAGGCTCGCCTCCGATGGCATCAGCATCCTGCACACGATCGGCGGCGACGATACCAATACGACGGCCGCCGATCTTGCGGCCTATCTCGGCGCCAACGGTTATGACCTGACGGTCGTCGGCCTGCCGAAGACGGTCGATAACGACGTCGTCCCCATCCGCCAGACGCTCGGCGCCTGGACGGCGGCCGAATACGGCGCGCGGTTCTTCGACAATGTCAGCAACGAACAGAGCGCTGCGCCCCGCACGCTCGTCGTGCATGAGGTGATGGGCCGCCACTGCGGCTGGCTGACCGCCGCGACGGCGCGCGCCTATATCCAGATGGCCGGCAGCAAGGAATACGTCGACGGCTTCATAATGAACGCGCAGCTTAAGAACATCGACGGCGTCTACTTGCCGGAGATCAAGGTCGATTTGGAGGCGGAAGCCGAACGCCTGCGTGCAGTCATGGACCGTGCGGGCTTCGTGACCCTGTTTGTCAGCGAAGGTGCGTGCCTCGATGCCATCGTTGCCGAGCGCGAGGCCGCCGGCGAAACAGTCAAGCGCGATGCTTTCGGCCACGTGAAGATCGACACCATCAATGTCGGCAATTGGTTTTCCAAGCAGTTTGCCGCGCTGCTCGGCGCCGAGCGCTCGATGGTGCAGAAGTCCGGCTATTATGCCCGCTCCGCACCTGCCAATGGCGACGACCTGCGCTTGATTCAGAGCATGGTTGATCTGGCGGTCGAAAGTGCCCTCAACAAAATCTCCGGCGTCACCGGCCACGACGAGGACCAGGGCGGCAGGCTCCGCACGATCGAGTTCCCGCGCATCAGGGGCGGCAAGCACTTCGATACATCGGCAAAGTGGTTCGGCGAGGTGATGGACGTCGTCGGCCAATCCTGGCAGGCGGAGGACTGA